The nucleotide sequence TTAACCCCTGACAAGTCTGCAAGGCTTTTGCACAACGATCAAATAATAGGGGGGTTGCCAAACATCTAGCCCCATCATGAATTAATACCTGTTGGGCATGGGAGGGTAAGGCTTGTAAGCCATTGTACACGGATTCCTGACGAGTTTCTCCGCCTTGAATCAATTCAACAGGTTTACTCCCAGACACTTCAGCCATAATTGTTTTAAAATCAGGAAAGTCATAGGATTGTCCTATAATGCCTATCCAGGTTATTTCTTGGGAAGCGTGGGCGGCTTGTAATGTCCAAGTTAGTAAGGGTTTACCCATCAGGGTGAGTAATAGTTTATTGCGATCGCTTCCCATCCGTTTTCCCATGCCGGCGGCGGGAATTAATAAGTACATAGTTAGTTAGGTTACTCCATTCACTGGATCTTAGATTATCACTAATAGGTCAATTTATTTGAAATCATGAATGATAAAAACTCAAGGCTCGATATTATTATTATTGGTAGTGGGATTGGTGGATTGTGTGCCGGTGCATTATTAGCTAGATACGGAAAAAAAGTCTTAATCTGTGAAAGTCATTCCCTGCCCGGAGGAGCCGCTCATAGTTTTTCTCGGGATGGTTTTAAGTTTGATTCGGGTCCCTCTTTTTATTGTGGTTTAGGTAGCCAAAAACCTAGTCTTAATCCTCTTAAACAGGTTCTAGATTTGTTAGGAGAATCTCTCGAGGTTGTGCCTTATGATCCTTTGGGACATTATCATTTTCCGGAATTTACTTTACCTATTTATAGTGATTTAAATGCCTATCGTCAAGCCATCTCCCAAATTACTCCAGCCGGAGCTATGCAGTTAGAAAGATTTGAGAAGCGGCTTTTATCTCTTTATGATTGTCTTAAAGATATTCCCACGATCGCGTTGCGTTCTGATTGGCAAGTGATCCCTACTTTAATTTTAAAATATGGTCAGAGTTTAATCAAGTTTTTGCCGCAATTACAGGTCATTAATGCTTCAGTGGGGCAAATCATGGATCAATACATAAGCGATCCTTGGGTGAGGCGATTAATTGATTTAGAATGTTTTTTATTATCGGGATTAAAAGCCGAGGGAACCATCGCGCCTGAAGTGGCTTTTATGTTAGGAGAACGCACTCGCGCCGGGGTAGAATATCCAAAAGGAGGGAGTGAAGCAATTGTCAATGCTTTGGTTAGAGGGTTGAAGCGCTGGGGAGGAGAGTTAAGAGTAAAAAGCCATGTGCAAAAAATTTTAGTAGAAAAGGGAAAAGTTAGCGGCATTAAATTACAAAACGGTGAAGTCATTCGAGCGAATATTGTTATTTCTAATGCGAGTATTTGGGATACTTATGAAAAATTATTATCTCCCGAAGACTTGCCGAAAGCTTATTTAAAGAAGAGTTTAGAAACGCCAGCCATTCCGAGTTTTATGCACCTGCATTTAGGGATTAAAGCGGATGGTTTAGAAGGATTAACCGGTCATCATGTGGTGGTTCATGATAGTCAAAAAGATCTTACTGAACCGGGTAATACTTGTATGATTTCTATTCCTTCTGTCTGGGATCAAACCCTAGCTCCTAATGGACATCATCTCATTCATACTTATACCTTAGAACTTTGGGAAGGATGGGAAAAAAATGCCGATTATCCCGAGAAGAAAAAACAGCGAGCGCAGTCTTTATATCAAGCTTTAGAAAAAGTTATTCCGGATATTCGCCAACGAGTGGTTTTAGAATTAATAGGAACCCCGTTAACCCATGCTCATTACTTACGCCGATATCGAGGCACTTATGGACCGGCAATTTCAGCAGAACAAGGGTTATTTCCCCATTGTTATACTCCCATTACCGGATTATATCGTGTGGGAGATAGTACCTTACCGGGCATTGGTGTTCCTGCCGTTGCCGCTTCAGCAATTTTATGTGCAAATACCTTAGTTTCGGCGGCTCAAATTTCGGAATTAATCAATTAAGTCAGCAATCAAATCAAAACCCTGAAACTCCTGCCGAGGTTGCTACTTACTCACTACGACGACTCCCAAATAATTGAGCATAAATGAAAGTAAACTCACTGCCTAAAAAGAAAATTTCACAGGTTAGGTAAATCCAAAGCAATAAAACCATGACTCCGCCAATCACACCATAATATTGAAATCTTGTCCCGATTCTGATGACACTATTACTCGCTAATTGTTGTAGAAAAAAAAGACTTGTTGCTGTTAATAATGAGCCGAGCCAAATATCTCTCCATTTAATTTTAGTTGAGGGTAAAATTTTGAATAAAATCATCACCACTAGCAACAGAAGAAAAAAAGTCGTTCCGAGTTGAATTTTGGCTACTAAAAAAGCTTTATCGATTTTGATAAAATTGACAGTAGCGGCAACGTTTTCTAAAAGGAACAGTAAAAGTTTAGTCAGAATATTGAAAATTAAAGAAAGTAAAATTATTCCCGCCGTTCCAAGCACAAGAGTAAAAGCAAATATTCGAGCTTGAATAAAGTTTAGCAGTGCCGTAATTATCTTTCTTTTGCTATGATATTTTTGGGGAACTTGCCAAATTTTATTGATGGAGCGGCTCAGAACATCAAAAGCCTGACTCGCGCTAAAAAATAAGATGGAAAAGCCAACTATTCCGGCACCCACACTACTTTGATTCATGTGAATTAAAGTTTCTTCAATAATCTGAAATGCCTCCGAGGGTAATCCTTCTTTAGCTAAATGCAAAATTTGATTATATGCCTCAGTATTCGGCCCGAGAAAAAAGCTAAAAATACTTAGAATGACTAACAAAGTTGGAAAAAGGGAAAACAGCGAATAATAAGATAAAGCCGCTCCCATTTCTAAACATTGATCTTGCTGCCATTTTAAAACTGTGCGAATTAATAACTGAACAATCTTTGATGGAATAATTTTTGTTCTCAAAAACTGAATCATAACAAATTGTACAGGAGTTTTAGGTCAGTTATGCTTTTAATGTATCATTGAAGACCTTAAAGAGTCGATTTTTTCGTTTAAGACTGAGCTAACGAATGGTTATCAGTAGCATCGACAACAGAAGTTAACTGTAAAATTAGGCACTCTTGAAAGAGTTTCCGGCGTAAAACATTTTCAGAGTGAGCATGAGTCTGATTTATTTCCAGGTACTTAGATGTTCTAAGAAGCTGTATCTACGGTGGCAGATAGGGAAAAGAGTCTAAGGTATAATCATAAAATATAATGCTGAGTTAGGGTTTTCTCGTTTTGAGCAATAATCTATGTCTAAGCAATCTCCAACTATTTTAGCTTTAGATTTCGACGGGGTTATCTGTGATGGAATGTTAGAATATTTCCAAAGCAGTAAGCGAACTTACCAAAAAATTTGGGGTTCTGAAACTTGTAATATTGATGATTTAGCTTCGAGTTTTTACCGCCTCCGTCCGGTGATAGAAATCGGTTGGGAAATGCCAATTTTAATCCGAGCATTAGTTTTAGAAACTCCTGAAACAGAAATGTTTAATAATTGGTCAAATATTTGTCAAAAAATTATTAGTTCAGAAAATTTAAATCCCAAAGAAATTACTGAAACTTTAGATGCTGTGCGAGATGAATGGATTCGTACTGATTTACAAGGATGGTTAAAACTTCATCAATTTTATCCGGGGATCATTGACAAATTATCTAAGGTTCTTCACTCTTCTACACAGTTGTATATTATCACCACTAAAGAGGGGCGTTTTGTCAAACAACTTTTAGAGCAACAGGGAATAAATTTATCAGAAAATGCCATTTTTGGCAAAGAAGTTAAACGCCCAAAATATGAAACATTACGCTATATATTAGAAATTAAATCAGAAATTCCGAAAAATATTTGGTTTGTTGAAGATTTATTAAAACCGCTTCAATTAGTGCAAAAAGCAGCCGATTTAGAAGGCATCAGTTTATACTTAGCCGCTTGGGGATATAACACTGAGGCAATTAGAGATTCTCTGGCCCATGAGCCGAAGATTAAACTGTTATCTTTAGAAGAATTTACCGAAGAGTTTGCTAAGTGGCCCTAATCAA is from Gloeothece verrucosa PCC 7822 and encodes:
- a CDS encoding phytoene desaturase family protein produces the protein MNDKNSRLDIIIIGSGIGGLCAGALLARYGKKVLICESHSLPGGAAHSFSRDGFKFDSGPSFYCGLGSQKPSLNPLKQVLDLLGESLEVVPYDPLGHYHFPEFTLPIYSDLNAYRQAISQITPAGAMQLERFEKRLLSLYDCLKDIPTIALRSDWQVIPTLILKYGQSLIKFLPQLQVINASVGQIMDQYISDPWVRRLIDLECFLLSGLKAEGTIAPEVAFMLGERTRAGVEYPKGGSEAIVNALVRGLKRWGGELRVKSHVQKILVEKGKVSGIKLQNGEVIRANIVISNASIWDTYEKLLSPEDLPKAYLKKSLETPAIPSFMHLHLGIKADGLEGLTGHHVVVHDSQKDLTEPGNTCMISIPSVWDQTLAPNGHHLIHTYTLELWEGWEKNADYPEKKKQRAQSLYQALEKVIPDIRQRVVLELIGTPLTHAHYLRRYRGTYGPAISAEQGLFPHCYTPITGLYRVGDSTLPGIGVPAVAASAILCANTLVSAAQISELIN
- a CDS encoding YihY/virulence factor BrkB family protein, whose protein sequence is MIQFLRTKIIPSKIVQLLIRTVLKWQQDQCLEMGAALSYYSLFSLFPTLLVILSIFSFFLGPNTEAYNQILHLAKEGLPSEAFQIIEETLIHMNQSSVGAGIVGFSILFFSASQAFDVLSRSINKIWQVPQKYHSKRKIITALLNFIQARIFAFTLVLGTAGIILLSLIFNILTKLLLFLLENVAATVNFIKIDKAFLVAKIQLGTTFFLLLLVVMILFKILPSTKIKWRDIWLGSLLTATSLFFLQQLASNSVIRIGTRFQYYGVIGGVMVLLLWIYLTCEIFFLGSEFTFIYAQLFGSRRSE
- a CDS encoding HAD family hydrolase — translated: MSKQSPTILALDFDGVICDGMLEYFQSSKRTYQKIWGSETCNIDDLASSFYRLRPVIEIGWEMPILIRALVLETPETEMFNNWSNICQKIISSENLNPKEITETLDAVRDEWIRTDLQGWLKLHQFYPGIIDKLSKVLHSSTQLYIITTKEGRFVKQLLEQQGINLSENAIFGKEVKRPKYETLRYILEIKSEIPKNIWFVEDLLKPLQLVQKAADLEGISLYLAAWGYNTEAIRDSLAHEPKIKLLSLEEFTEEFAKWP
- the ispD gene encoding 2-C-methyl-D-erythritol 4-phosphate cytidylyltransferase; translated protein: MYLLIPAAGMGKRMGSDRNKLLLTLMGKPLLTWTLQAAHASQEITWIGIIGQSYDFPDFKTIMAEVSGSKPVELIQGGETRQESVYNGLQALPSHAQQVLIHDGARCLATPLLFDRCAKALQTCQGLIAAIAVKDTIKIVDESGYIQDTPDRRQLWAAQTPQGFEVELLKHCHQQGRTLNWEVTDDAALFERCQLPVKIVEGEETNLKVTTPVDLAIAEFILRQRLNL